A single Amphiprion ocellaris isolate individual 3 ecotype Okinawa chromosome 1, ASM2253959v1, whole genome shotgun sequence DNA region contains:
- the baz2ba gene encoding bromodomain adjacent to zinc finger domain protein 2B isoform X2, which yields MESGERLASPAPTLSAARTSSPAASSSSSSSSSSSSSSPAPHSKSSLAPSPSALGSTLSTSGRLFGAAGEQPFIGSTLSSAFPLVNHPAFGALYTAGAGRPEFGGLGSLGMSAALAAHPQLGALSEWWRAAEAHGRGAAAFLPSFIGFPPFFAPHIQPNHSASPVQIRMPGKNSHTPPKGVNGAVNGSGVCPPTTQSGSFSASPAPVQASTKPTKNSDPSNSHRSSPQNNPAELVEKTIQKPKEKKPRKKPADTSLVSNSESGTSSDSSSDGSLSSDLEDLAEDDEDDDDDDEDDEEEDKQSELSDSEKRTKKKTKVLIPSTGTVKTNRPLSGETQDKKDSQKIHSNPPTLVPLRCSVSPPASSQTSPLALHSSRSRTEAPQQHFSVIQSTGLAANSKPLALLTQPRRESSPSSSPIAHTTSPKALSSTASPKPPKLLPSSSPQHLPLSLCSSPKPLSVPSPPRSTLPSSTSPKPFGLTSSVTSSRKSSLKPPKHAVPGTAKSNKRKLLEASLAQINEFRLKQTLMSQGQMFPAELKKQQQGPNKSPKRTSLSSSPLPPVPPPPPQNNHSNLFLSSALLGLPEPHHPNGVIQSTTQDAPLALITKPRKESASQGKSPQRDSDAGSMPVNLSTGASRTQATAQAGPPSQPPTTSPHATGHGSRKNKTPKGKGQTPGLGQGQADPLAAWKGFSQNHLVQSLVDLFRGGESGIGIPGVSIPGVGIPGVGIPGTCNPTAGLPANKESDDSGDDDDDEDDDLEEEEDEEDSDDSLSESDSNSDSDISGKKVKEMKLLPSGSSKKEMTARRLTKGPELLNTSTNHTATSCSPLNLQVIKTPTIATSSSALAYHSSPGSSSYSLASPLGLGKRKRVMDEKELMIPLELGWRRETRIKSVAGRPQGEVAYYAPCGKKLRQYPDVMKYLSRNGISGITRDNFSFSAKIRVGDFYEAREGPQGLQWSLLKEEEVIPRILAMEGRRGRPPNSERQVAGDGAKGNRRRKGRPPNVGDPLAPEGPSPSEVKLLRKLEAQEIARQAAQMKLMRKLEKQALARAAKEARKQQAIMAAEERRKQKEQIKILKQQEKIKRIQQIRMEKELRAQQILEAKRKKKEEAANAKILEAEKRIKEKELRRQQAEILKHQEMERHRLDMVWERERRRQHVMLMKAVEARKKAEERERLRQEKRDEKRLNKERKLEQRRLELEIARELKKPNEDMCLSDHKALPEFSRIPGLILPGRAVSDCLMLMQFLRGFGKVLGLDLNADVPTLGMLQEGLLNVGDSMGQVQDLLVKLLSLAVCDPGLPPGQKTKTMLGDHLTNVGINRDNVSEVLQMYMGAHCANTELAPLALSLKTKAFQAHTPSQKASILGFLANELACSKAVISEIDKSLDQMANMRKDKIIMEGKLKKLRTIYAKRTGKREASMGVEENQSVGTPSSAAKRKRKLGGDSDDDDDDDDDSDDQAEEEEDEEEEEMKKVKKVEMYDEDEVDQATSIEELEKQIEKLAKQHHQTRRKLFEISHSLRSMMYGQDRYRRRYWVLPHCGGVFIEAMESGEAPEELEEERQRRRRAAEEVKVKEEPQEIELLKEKPDSLDGQNIQMQGLEHQNEEEKEHEGKKSSPTLFYQQPGSASKLCKLRDVSKDVVKESVKAEGKESFHVRQNGSPTGTPVATTTVTSSSPTHNAPEPAAAATTPSMATTNDTTNIPPPASTSLSVPCLPAPRESPGNTPPTSSPAPSPHLPFQANDQLLRVLTERSGHWFSLLPRSPCDLSSLTTTPPGAPRASPQASSTPGRPRSPPPSPALPLTPSAASASVSLHHPAGLLNYPLSALQVKSGGSLLGVSFGSWPSGMISPSLPLCSSPSPMPGHSLEGNTAASVSSKSESPLPRIEKTSSMPSPALEMPKSLDHPIPRAIPEEMLTGWWRVSDIEELRALVNALHSRGIREKGLQRQMQKYIEIIPQVCTKHKDVAMIELRELEESQVSVESVRGWCVEEQAMEMDIAMLQQVEELERKVTAASLQVKGWTYPDPQSEREDLVYYEHKPLTKSTPASASAGDKDSKEHPEERGEKGGVMRHPDNPLDIAVTRLADLERNIERRYLRSPLGTTIQIRLDNVGTVTVPAPAPSTSADREGEEEVAHGMKVWRKALSEVRSAAQLAMCIQQLQKSIAWERSIMKVYCQMCKKGDNEDLLLLCDGCDKGCHTYCHKPKITSIPEGDWYCPACISKASGPSPKSKKPPAKPVASSGGGSKKGGEAKKNGKQAGNGEVSEDDSASASSTPKKGAKDTSRKRKTEESSPALTAANQESPVCVKRAKTARDNNRDLGLCRVLLAELERHQDAWPFLTPVNLKSVPGYRKVIKKPMDFSTIREKLVSSQYQNLETFIIDVNLVFDNCEKFNEDNSDIGRAGHNMRKFFEKRWTELLKQTN from the exons ATGGAGTCTGGAGAGCGGCTGGCCTCCCCTGCGCCCACCCTGTCTGCTGCTCGCACCTCCTCCCCTGCGGCctcttcctcgtcctcctcctcctcttcttcctcttcgtcATCGCCTGCTCCCCACTCTAAGAGCAGCCTGGCCCCGAGCCCCTCAGCACTGGGATCCACCCTCAGCACCTCTG GCCGTCTGTTTGGAGCAGCAGGAGAGCAGCCCTTCATTGGCTCCACATTGTCAAGTGCCTTCCCTCTGGTCAACCACCCAGCCTTCGGAGCCCTCTACACTGCCGGAGCGGGCAGGCCTGAGTTTGGAGGCCTGGGCTCTCTGGGCATGTCAGCTGCTCTGGCTGCCCACCCCCAGCTAGGAGCCCTCTCTG AATGGTGGCGAGCTGCTGAAGCCCATGGACGGGGAGCTGCTGCCTTTCTCCCCTCTTTCATCGGCTTCCCTCCATTCTTCGCCCCTCATATTCAGCCCAATCACAGCGCCAGTCCTGTTCAGATCAGGATGCCCGGCAAGAATAGCCATACCCCGCCTAAAG ggGTGAATGGTGCAGTGAATGGCAGCGGGGTCTGTCCTCCTACCACACAATCAGGGAGCTTTTCTGCAAGTCCAGCTCCTGTTCAAGCATCAACCAAGCCAACCAAAAATTCAGACCCCTCTAACAGCCACCGTAGCAGCCCTCAGAACAATCCAGCAGAGTTGGTAGAGAAGACGATTCAGAAACCTAAAGAGAAG AAGCCACGAAAGAAGCCAGCAGACACTTCTTTGGTGAGCAACAGTGAATCAGGCACATCGTCAGACAGCTCAAGTGACGGGTCCCTCAGCAGTGATCTAGAAGATCTGGCAGAGGATGATGAAGACGACGACGATGATGAcgaggatgatgaagaggaggacaaACAGAGTGAATTATCAGACTCTGAGAAGaggacaaagaagaaaacaaag GTTTTGATACCCAGCACTGGAACTGTAAAGACTAACAGACCACTCTCTGGGGAGACCCAGGACAAGAAAGACTCCCAGAAGATCCACTCCAACCCTCCAACCCTTGTGCCCTTACGCTGCTCTGTGTCCCCCCCTGCCTCGTCCCAAACCTCCCCACTGGCACTGCACAGCTCCAGGTCCAGGACGGAGGCACCGCAGCAACACTTTAGTGTGATCCAATCTACTGGCCTGGCTGCCAACTCAAAGCCCCTGGCCCTCCTCACTCAGCCCCGTAGGGAGTCTTCACCATCTTCCTCCCCCATAGCTCACACCACATCTCCTAAGGCGCTCTCCAGTACTGCCTCTCCCAAACCTCCCAAACTactgccctcctcctccccccagcaCCTGCCCCTCTCCCTCTGCTCCTCCCCTAAGCCTCTCTCCGTCCCTTCCCCACCCCGCTCGACTCTCCCGTCGTCTACCTCCCCAAAACCTTTTGGTTTGACCTCATCTGTAACAAGCTCCCGCAAGTCCTCGCTGAAGCCACCAAAGCACGCTGTTCCTGGCACCGCCAAATCCAACAAAAGGAAACTGCTGGAAGCTTCACTTGCGCAGATCAATGAGTTCAGGCTCAAACAG ACTCTCATGTCCCAAGGGCAGATGTTCCCAGCTGAgctgaagaagcagcagcaggggcCAAACAAGTCTCCTAAGAGGACATCTCTGTCTTCATCGCCATTACCACCCGTCCCGCCTCCTCCACCCCAAAACAATCACTCCAACCTCTTCCTCTCGAGTGCCCTGCTGGGGCTCCCTGAACCCCATCACCCAAATGGAGTCATCCAAAGCACCACTCAGGACGCACCTTTGGCCCTCATCACTAAACCTCGCAAAGAATCTGCCTCTCAAGGCAAGTCCCCTCAGCGCGACTCGGACGCTGGGTCGATGCCTGTCAATCTGAGCACAGGGGCAAGTAGGACCCAAGCAACCGCCCAGGCTGGGCCTCCGTCACAGCCCCCCACTACCTCACCCCATGCCACAGGCCATGGATCCAGAAAGAACAAGACCCCCAAGGGGAAGGGACAGACACCAGGGCTGGGACAGGGACAAGCAGACCCTTTAGCTGCCTGGAAGGGCTTCTCTCAGAACCATCTGGTACAGTCTCTAGTAGATTTGTTTCGTGGAGGAGAGTCTGGGATTGGGATTCCTGGAGTTAGTATCCCTGGAGTTGGAATTCCTGGGGTGGGGATCCCTGGGACATGTAACCCCACAGCTGGTCTTCCAGCTAACAAGGAATCTGACGACTCAGgagatgacgatgatgatgaggatgatgatctggaggaggaggaagatgaagaggactCAGATGATAGTCTGTCAG AGTCTGACAGCAACTCAGACAGTGACATCTCTGGGAAGAAAGTGAAGGAAATGAAGCTGCTGCCATCTGGATCATCCAAGAAGGAGATGACTGCCCGCAGGCTAACCAAAGGCCCAGAACTGCTGAACACCTCAACCAATCACACCGCCACCAGCTGCTCCCCTCTCAACCTACAGGTCATCAAGACTCCCACCATTGCCACCAGCTCCAGTGCCTTGGCCTATCACAGCTCTCCAGGCTCCTCCTCCTATAGCCTAGCCTCACCTTTAG GTTTAGGAAAGAGGAAGAGGGTGATGGATGAGAAGGAGTTGATGATACCTCTGGAGTTGGG GTGGCGGAGAGAAACAAGAATCAAATCAGTGGCTGGACGGCCGCAGGGCGAAGTGGCCTACTATGCCCCCTGTGGCAAGAAACTGAGGCAGTACCCTGACGTGATGAAG TATCTATCCAGAAATGGAATAAGTGGCATCACGCGTGATAATTTTAGCTTCAGTGCAAAGATAAGGGTTGGTGACTTCTATGAAGCCAGAGAAGGACCCCAG GGTTTACAATGGAGCCTGTTGAAGGAAGAGGAGGTCATTCCTCGTATTTTGGCGATGGAAGGCCGCAGGGGTCGTCCCCCAAATTCCGAGCGTCAGGTAGCAGGCGATGGCGCCAAAGGTAACCGACGGAGGAAGGGACGACCCCCTAATGTAGGCGATCCGCTGGCGCCCGAGGGCCCCAGTCCCAGCGAGGTCAAACTTCTGCGCAAACTGGAGGCTCAAG AAATCGCTCGACAGGCTGCCCAGATGAAACTGATgagaaaactggaaaagcaGGCACTGGCGCGTGCAGCCAAAGAAGCTCGGAAACAGCAAG CTATCATggcagcagaggagaggaggaagcagaaagAGCAGATCAAGATTCTCAAGCAGCAG gaaaagATCAAGCGTATTCAGCAGATTCGAATGGAGAAGGAACTCAGAGCGCAGCAAATTTTGGAG GCCAAacggaaaaagaaagaagaagctgcCAATGCTAAAATATTGGAAGCTGAAAAACGGATAAAG GAGAAAGAGTTGAGGAGACAGCAGGCTGAGATTCTCAAACACCAG GAGATGGAGAGGCATAGACTAGATATGGTATGg GAGAGGGAAAGGAGGAGGCAACATGTAATGCTGATGAAGGCTGTTGAGGCTCGCAAGAAAGCAGAG GAGCGTGAACGCTTGCGGCAGGAGAAAAGGGATGAGAAGCGCTTGAACAAAGAGCGTAAACTGGAGCAACGGAGGCTGGAGCTGGAGATAGCGAGGGAACTGAAGAAGCCAAATGAAGATATGTGTCTGTCTGATCATAAG GCTCTCCCTGAGTTCTCCAGAATCCCTGGACTCATCCTTCCAGGACGTGCCGTGTCAGACTGTCTGATGCTGATGCAGTTCTTGCGAGGCTTCGGGAAGGTCTTAGGGcttgatttaaatgcagatgtGCCCACTCTGGGAATGCTGCAGGAGGGCTTGCTCAATGTGGGGGACAGCATGGGCCAAGTTCAAGACCTGCTGGTCAAACTGCTTTCTCTGGCAGTCTGTGATCCGGGTTTGCCACCTGGACAAAAG ACTAAAACCATGCTGGGGGACCACCTGACCAACGTTGGCATCAACAGGGATAACGTCTCTGAGGTGCTACAGATGTACATGGGAGCTCATTGTGCCAACACAGAACTCGCCCCTCTGGCCCTCAGTCTGAAGACCAAGGCCTTCCAGGCTCACACACCGTCCCAGAAGGCCTCAATTCTTGGGTTCTTGGCCAATGAGCTGGCCTGTAGCAAAGCTGTTATCAG TGAGATTGACAAGAGCCTGGATCAGATGGCAAACATGAGGAAGGACAAGATCATTATGGAGGGAAAATTGAAAAA gTTGAGGACCATTTATGCCAAACGAACTGGGAAGAGGGAGGCCAGTATGGGTGTGGAAGAAAACCAGTCTGTGGGCACACCGTCCTCTGCCGCCAAACGGAAGAGGAAGCTGGGTGGAGACAGCGACGATGACGACGACGACGATGACGACAGCGACGaccaggcagaggaggaggaggatgaggaggaggaagaaatgaaaaaggttaaaaaagtgGAGATGTATGATGAG GATGAAGTAGACCAGGCCACCAGCATTGAAGAGCTGGAGAAGCAAATAGAGAAATTAGCCAAG CAACATCATCAGACCAGAAGAAAGCTGTTCGAGATCTCCCACTCTCTACGCTCCATGATGTACGGACAGGACCGGTACCGCCGTCGATACTGGGTACTGCCCCACTGTGGAGGGGTTTTCATCGAAGCCATGGAGAGCGGAGAAG CTccggaggagctggaggaagagcgacagaggaggaggagggcagcgGAGGAGGTCAAGGTCAAGGAGGAACCTCAGGAGATCgagctgctgaaggagaagccCGACAGCCTCGATGGGCAGAACATTCAGATGCAAGGCTTGGAGCATcagaatgaggaggagaaggagcacGAGGGGAAGAAAAGCTCCCCAACACTCTTCTACCAGCAACCGGGCTCTGCATCCAAACTGTGCAAGCTCCGAGACGTCAGCAAGGATGTCGTCAAAGAATCTGTGAAGGCGGAGGGCAAGGAGAGTTTCCATGTGAGACAAAACGGCAGTCCCACGGGCACTCCTGTTGCCACGACCACAGTAACATCATCCTCCCCCACTCACAACGCCCCTGAgccggcagcagcagcaactaCTCCCTCCATGGCGACCACTAATGACACTACAAACATCCCTCCCCCAGCTTCAACCTCTTTATCTGTCCCGTGCCTGCCAGCTCCACGTGAAAGCCCAGGGAACACTCCTCCAACCTCGTCCCCTGCTCCGTCCCCACACCTGCCATTCCAAGCCAACGACCAGCTGCTCAGAGTCCTGACGGAGAGGAGCGGACACTGGTTCAGTCTGCTCCCTCGCAGCCCCTGCGACCTCTCCTCCCTCACCACGACTCCTCCAGGGGCGCCCCGTGCATCTCCCCAGGCGTCCTCCACCCCGGGCAGACCCAGATCCCCGCCTCCGTCCCCTGCTCTCCCTCTCACCCCCTCTGCTGCCTCAGCCTCTGTCAGCCTGCACCACCCCGCCGGCCTCCTCAACTACCCGCTGTCCGCCCTGCAG GTGAAGTCAGGTGGTTCATTGCTAGGAGTGTCTTTTGGAAGCTGGCCCAGTGGTATGATAAGTCCCAGCCTGCCTCTGTGCAGCAGCCCCAGCCCCATGCCGGGCCACTCTCTGGAGGGCAACACGGCAGCGAGCGTCTCCAGTAAGAGCGAATCACCTTTACCTCGCATTGAGAAAACCTCCTCTATGCCCTCCCCTGCCTTGGAGATGCCGAAATCCCTCGACCACCCCATACCTCGAGCCATCCCAGAGG AGATGCTGACAGGTTGGTGGCGGGTGTCTGACATCGAGGAGCTGAGGGCTCTAGTCAATGCTCTGCACAGCCGAGGAATCCGGGAGAAGGGCCTCCAGAGGCAGATGCAGAAATACATCGAGATCATCCCCCAGGTCTGCACCAAACACAAAGATG TGGCCATGATCGAGCTCCGTGAGCTGGAGGAGAGCCAGGTCAGTGTGGAGTCGGTGCGGGGCTGGTGTGTCGAGGAGCAGGCAATGGAAATGGACATTGCCATGCTGCAGCAGGTGGAGGAACTGGAGAGGAAGGTCACTGCAGCCAGCCTACAGGTCAAG GGCTGGACGTATCCGGACCCCCAGTCTGAGCGGGAGGACCTGGTGTATTACGAGCACAAGCCCCTCACCAAATCAACGCCGGCGTCAGCCAGTGCAGGAGACAAGGACTCCAAGGAGCATCCAGAGGAGCGGGGGGAGAAGGGCGGGGTGATGCGTCACCCGGACAACCCGCTGGACATTGCAGTGACACGTCTGGCCGATCTGGAGCGCAACATCGAGAGAAGGTACCTGAGGAGCCCCTTAGGTACCACCATTCAGATCAGGCTGGATAATGTGGGTACGGTCACTGTCCCTGCCCCCGCCCCATCCACTAGTGCTGACAGGGAAGG CGAGGAGGAGGTGGCCCACGGTATGAAGGTGTGGAGGAAGGCCCTGAGTGAAGTGCGGAGCGCGGCCCAGTTGGCCATGTGtatccagcagctgcagaagtCTATCGCCTGGGAGAGGTCCATCATGAAAGTg TACTGTCAGATGTGCAAGAAGGGCGATAATGAGGACCTCCTCCTGCTGTGTGATGGCTGTGACAAAGGCTGCCACACTTACTGTCACAAACCCAAGATCACAAGCATCCCAGAAGGAGACTGGTACTGCCCGGCCTGCATATCCAAG GCAAGTGGTCCTTCCCCCAAAAGCAAAAAGCCTCCAGCCAAACCTGTAGCATCCAGCGGAGGAGGCAGTAAGAAAGGCGGAGAGGCGAAGAAGAACGGGAAGCAGGCAGGTAACGGGGAAGTGTCGGAGGACGACTCGGCCAGCGCCAGTAGCACGCCCAAGAAAGGAGCAAAAGACACCAGCAGGAAAAGGAAAACGGAGGAGAGTTCACCTGCTCTGACAGCGGCCAATCAGGAGAGCCCTGTGTGCGTGAAGCGAGCCAAGACGGCTCGAGACAACAACAGGGACCTGGGATTATGCAG GGTACTCCTTGCTGAGCTGGAGCGGCATCAGGATGCATGGCCTTTTCTCACACCTGTCAACCTCAAATCGGTCCCTGGCTACAGGAAGGTCATCAAGAAACCGATGGACTTCTCCACCATACGTGAGAAGCTTGTGAGCAGCCA gtATCAAAACCTGGAGACTTTCATCATTGACGTCAACTTGGTGTTTGATAACTGTGAAAAATTCAATGAAGACAATTCAGACATTGGTCGAGCTGGTCATAACATGAGGAAGTTCTTTGAGAAGCGCTGGACTGAGCTTCTGAAACAAACTAACTAA